One Eurosta solidaginis isolate ZX-2024a chromosome 5, ASM4086904v1, whole genome shotgun sequence DNA segment encodes these proteins:
- the SecCl gene encoding pH-sensitive chloride channel 2 has product MKNLHFHIVTKVLLLSFIVTTTQLSSTASQFFEAEEECPPISNATNLQQSQLIQRLTHVCRYDRLERPIEYGQNGERLPVTVKARIYVYFLQNLNSDLLQFKMHALLQLSFNDSRLSYKELKRNDNIIGQKHLSERLWLPHIFFANERDSSILGTDEKDVLTSISPEGHVVLSERLQATLYCYMNFKKFPFDEQFCSTVIESWMYNQTEMVLKWESYSPISFDPEMHLTEYTMQRFWYNESVVNSDGINLRHGSFAGNYSSISFTVHINREIGFYLLDYYLPSMMIVAISWVSFWLQADQSPPRIMLGTSTMLSFITLSSSQTKTLPKVSYIKVSEIWFLGCTFFIFGSMVEFAFVNTIWRRKENVELKKVNSKYIVKASLTPRPTRRDMNPNNLSRTRSCSSLDNITSSTESVLKGNTNKGFNNYLTVHNLPIITTECADNASVTSERNSNCTDHVVNIASNGSFDPQGRDLDMPADHTTFTTMTPQEIAMWIDRRSRFLFPVMFLAFNALYWTFVYCF; this is encoded by the exons GGCGTCTCAGTTCTTTGAAGCGGAGGAGGAATGTCCGCCGATCTCAAATGCCACAAACTTACAACAATCACAACTAATCCAGCGGCTAACACATGTCTGTCGTTATGATCGCTTAGAGCGACCAATTG aGTATGGTCAGAATGGCGAACGTCTACCTGTAACCGTCAAGGCGCGCATCTACGtctattttctacaaaatttaaaTTCGGATTTGCTACAATTCAAAATGCATGCACTACTGCAGTTAAGCTTCAACGACAGCCGACTTTCTTACAAGGAATTGAAACGGAACGACAACATTATTGGACAGAAACATTTAAGCGAACGTCTTTGGCTTCCTCATATATTTTTTGCAAATGAACGTGATTCCAGTATTTTAGGCACTGATGAAAAAGATGTACTAACATCGATATCTCCAGAGGGGCATGTTGTACTATCCGAACGTTTGCAGGCAACACTTTACTGTTATATGAATTTCAAGAAGTTTCCATTTGATGAACAATTTTGCTCAACTGTGATTGAAAGTT GGATGTACAATCAAACAGAAATGGTGCTCAAGTGGGAGTCATATTCGCCAATTTCTTTTGATCCGGAAATGCATCTTACCGAATATACAATGCAACGGTTTTGGTATAATGAATCGGTTGTTAATTCCGATGGGATCAATTTGAGGCATGGATCTTTTG ccgGAAACTATAGCTCAATCAGCTTTACTGTTCATATTAATCGAGAAATTGGATTCTATCTATTGGATTACTATTTACCCTCAATGATGATAGTCGCCATCTCGTGGGTTTCGTTTTGGTTGCAGGCCGATCAATCACCACCACGAATTATGTTAG GTACCAGCACAATGCTGTCATTCATTACATTATCATCTTCCCAAACCAAAACCTTGCCCAAAGTCAGTTACATAAAAGTGTCTGAAATTTGGTTTCTTGGCTGCACATTCTTTATCTTTGGAAGTATGGTGGAATTTGCTTTCGTTAATACGATTTGGCGACGCAAAGAGAATGTGGAACTGAAGAAGGTGAATAGTAAATATATTGTTAAAGCTTCGTTAACACCTCGTCCAACACGTCGTGACATGAATCCAAATAATCTATCACGCACGCGCTCCTGCTCGAGTCTCGATAATATAACATCGAGCACAGAGAGTGTTTTGAAGGGTAACACCAATAAAGGTTTCAATAATTATCTAACAGTGCAT AATTTGCCTATTATAACCACAGAGTGTGCGGATAATGCTTCCGTAACGAGTGAACGTAATAGCAATTGCACAGACCATGTTGTTAATATAGCAAGTAATGGCAGCTTTGATCCGCAAGGTAGGGACTTGGATATGCCAGCTGATCATACAACATTCACCACAATGACGCCACAAGAAATTGCCATGTGGATCGACAGAAGATCTCGATTTCTGTTTCCGGTTATGTTTTTAGCTTTCAATGCGCTTTATTGGACATTTGTATATTGTTTCTAA
- the LOC137253008 gene encoding heat shock protein 83-like: MDKCEELISEYLNFIKGVIDSEDLPLNISREMLQQNKVLKVIRKNLVKETMELIEELTEDKELYKKFYDQFAKNLKLGVHEDSNNRAKLADFLRYHTSASGDDAASLADYISRMKENQKHIYFITVELKEQVSNSAFVERVKSRGFEVIYMTEPIDEYVIQHLKEYKGKQLTSVTKEGLELREDEAEKKKREEDKAKFESLCKLMNSILDNKVEKVVLSNRLVESLCCIVTSQFGWSANMKRIMKAQALRDTSNNRAGKKHLEINPEHPIIEILRQKAEADKNDKAVKDLVILLFETALLLSGFSLDSPQVHASRIYRMIKLGLGSDEEEPMATEDTQSGGDAPPLADDTEDASHMEEVD, from the coding sequence ATGGATAAATGTGAGGAGCTCATATCCGAGTACTTGAACTTCATCAAAGGAGTGATCGACTCTGAAGATTTGCCATTGAATATTTCACGTGAAATGTTGCAACAAAACAAAGTATTAAAGGTTATACGCAAGAATTTGGTGAAGGAAACCATGGAACTGATTGAAGAACTGACCGAAGACAAGGAATTGTATAAGAAGTTCTATGACCAATTCGCAAAGAATTTGAAATTGGGAGTACATGAAGACAGCAACAACCGAGCCAAACTTGCCGATTTCCTACGTTATCACACATCTGCATCTGGTGATGATGCCGCTTCACTGGCCGATTACATATCACGTATGAAGGAAAATCAGAAGCACATCTATTTCATTACCGTCGAATTAAAAGAGCAAGTGAGTAATTCTGCTTTTGTTGAACGTGTTAAATCGCGTGGTTTTGAAGTTATTTATATGACTGAACCAATTGATGAATACGTCATCCAGCATCTGAAAGAATACAAAGGCAAGCAATTGACTTCGGTGACGAAGGAAGGTTTGGAGCTGCGCGAAGATGAAGCGGAAAAGAAGAAGCGCGAAGAAGATAAGGCTAAGTTTGAGAGCCTTTGTAAGTTGATGAACTCAATTTTGGATAACAAAGTTGAAAAGGTAGTCTTGTCGAATCGTTTGGTTGAGTCACTTTGCTGTATTGTGACGTCACAATTTGGTTGGTCAGCAAACATGAAGCGTATAATGAAGGCGCAAGCTTTGCGTGATACCTCAAACAATAGGGCTGGAAAGAAGCATTTGGAAATCAATCCCGAACATCCCATCATTGAAATTTTGCGTCAAAAAGCTGAAGCAGACAAAAATGATAAGGCTGTTAAAGATTTAGTTATATTGCTGTTCGAAACTGCGTTATTGTTGTCAGGCTTCTCATTAGACAGTCCACAAGTGCACGCTTCCCGCATTTATCGTATGATCAAATTGGGTCTTGGCAGTGATGAGGAGGAACCAATGGCCACTGAAGATACACAAAGCGGTGGTGATGCGCCACCATTGGCCGATGATACAGAAGATGCTTCACATATGGAAGAAGTTGATTAA